In the Mycolicibacter sp. MU0102 genome, one interval contains:
- a CDS encoding MmpS family transport accessory protein has translation MSVMRKPGSLRGLLERLWIVLVIVPVAAIGGLVIYRFHGVFGADGAAVAGGTGGEIVSTVPKYVTYELYGPESTSGMVSYVDERAQSREAQFHSLPWSLTLTTTQPSVFANVMAQGDSRELGCRITVNGELRDEHRADGHSAATFCVVKAA, from the coding sequence ATGAGCGTAATGAGAAAGCCGGGAAGTCTTCGAGGCCTGCTCGAGCGACTGTGGATCGTGCTGGTGATCGTCCCGGTCGCCGCGATCGGCGGGCTGGTCATCTACCGGTTCCACGGCGTGTTCGGCGCGGACGGGGCGGCGGTCGCCGGCGGCACCGGTGGCGAAATCGTCTCTACCGTGCCGAAGTACGTCACCTACGAGCTCTACGGCCCCGAATCGACGTCGGGCATGGTCAGCTACGTCGACGAACGCGCCCAGTCCCGGGAGGCCCAGTTCCACTCGCTGCCCTGGTCGTTGACGCTGACCACCACGCAGCCGAGTGTGTTCGCCAACGTCATGGCCCAGGGCGACAGCCGCGAGCTGGGTTGTCGAATCACCGTCAACGGCGAACTGCGCGACGAACACCGGGCCGACGGCCACAGCGCCGCGACATTTTGCGTGGTGAAAGCGGCATGA
- a CDS encoding RND family transporter translates to MSGDRNPTGAKAPWFPRLIRACAIPIIFFWLAAAAATNLLVPQLEVVGARNAVSLSPQDAPSVIAMKHIGEKFGEFTSDSVLMIVLEGETELGEDAHRYYKRLVATLQADTAHVEHVQDFWGDRVTSAGSQSEDGRAAYVQVHLAGNQGSAQGVESVDAVREIVEGSDPPAGLRSYVTGQAALVADTNEAGDASMVKMTGITMAVIAVMLLVVYRSIATTMIGLLVVVTEMSVARGLIALLSNAHVFAISTFVVSILTALAIAAGTDYWIFLIGRYHEARNAGEQRETAQNTTLSSVSHVILGSGLTIAGAMLCLRFTRLNYFNTLAVPCALGMFTILAMGLTFAPAVLAVSSRFGLLDPKQVTKTGGWRKVGTAVVRWPLPILAAASAIAAVGVLVLPGYKTSYDNRHYIPAGVPSNIGYAAAEKHFSSARMNPDMLMVESDHDMRNPRDMLVLDRIARNIFRVPGIERVQSITRPLGPPMEHGSVPFQISAQGVTMRENLQFLHARLDDTQTMADQLSSMVTVLDRLHGLTVQLSDATHGTDEATHDMEGTVAEVRDRIADFDDQFRPLRNYFYWEPHCFNIGVCNAFRSAFDATDGFDKLAENTTALAQQLDRVDEITPAIADQIPPMIAITTNMRDLMLTMHSSFSQVVTQLEQMTDTAAVMGQVFDDAKNDDMFYLPPEAFDSPDFRRGMELMMSPDGSAARILITHDTDPATVDGISHVGAELQAAKEAVKGTPLAKAKFYLGGTAATYADIATGAHYDLLIAAIAAIVLIFVVMLLITRALVASIVIVGTVVLSLASSFGLSVLLWQYVFGIELQWLVIAMSVIVLLAVGSDYNLLVVSRMKEEINSGSRTGLRTGLIRAMGATGKVVTAAGMVFAFTMIAMIASDLRSVGQIGTTIGLGLLFDTFIVRSLITPSIAALLGRWFWWPINVHRRLAPIPAKPRPPADSRAESPAEREGGRTVGAERKGSVTFGPGRPAATPTPPVPAG, encoded by the coding sequence ATGAGCGGCGACCGCAATCCCACCGGCGCCAAAGCCCCCTGGTTCCCGCGGCTGATCCGCGCGTGCGCCATCCCGATCATCTTCTTCTGGCTCGCCGCAGCCGCCGCGACCAACCTGCTGGTGCCACAGCTGGAGGTCGTCGGCGCCCGCAACGCCGTGTCGCTCTCCCCGCAGGATGCGCCGTCGGTGATCGCGATGAAGCACATCGGCGAGAAGTTCGGCGAGTTCACCAGCGACTCCGTGCTGATGATCGTGCTGGAAGGCGAAACCGAGCTGGGCGAGGATGCCCACCGCTACTACAAGCGGCTGGTGGCGACGTTGCAGGCCGACACCGCCCATGTCGAACACGTGCAGGACTTCTGGGGCGACCGAGTCACCTCGGCGGGCTCGCAGAGCGAGGACGGCCGGGCCGCCTACGTGCAGGTACATCTGGCGGGCAACCAGGGTTCGGCGCAGGGCGTGGAGTCGGTGGACGCGGTGCGCGAGATCGTCGAAGGATCTGACCCGCCGGCCGGACTGCGCTCCTATGTGACCGGTCAAGCGGCGCTGGTCGCCGACACCAATGAGGCCGGTGACGCCTCCATGGTGAAGATGACGGGCATCACCATGGCCGTCATCGCGGTGATGCTGCTGGTGGTGTACCGCTCGATCGCGACCACGATGATCGGGCTGCTGGTGGTCGTCACCGAGATGAGTGTGGCCCGCGGGCTGATCGCGCTGCTGAGCAACGCCCACGTCTTCGCGATCTCAACATTCGTGGTCAGCATCCTCACCGCGCTGGCCATCGCGGCCGGAACCGACTATTGGATCTTTTTGATCGGGCGCTACCACGAGGCGCGCAACGCCGGTGAGCAGCGTGAAACCGCCCAGAACACCACGCTGTCCAGCGTCAGCCACGTCATCCTGGGCTCCGGCCTGACCATCGCCGGGGCGATGCTGTGCCTGCGCTTCACCCGGCTGAACTACTTCAACACCCTGGCGGTGCCGTGCGCGCTGGGCATGTTCACCATCCTGGCGATGGGGCTGACTTTTGCTCCGGCGGTGCTTGCGGTCAGCAGCCGATTCGGGCTGCTGGACCCCAAGCAGGTGACCAAGACCGGCGGATGGCGCAAAGTAGGCACCGCCGTGGTGCGCTGGCCACTGCCGATTCTGGCCGCCGCCAGCGCCATTGCGGCGGTGGGCGTCCTGGTGCTGCCCGGCTATAAGACCAGCTACGACAACCGGCACTACATCCCGGCCGGCGTCCCGTCCAACATCGGCTATGCCGCAGCCGAGAAGCACTTCAGCTCCGCGCGGATGAACCCGGACATGCTGATGGTCGAGTCCGATCACGACATGCGCAATCCCCGCGACATGCTGGTGCTGGACCGCATCGCGCGCAACATCTTCCGGGTCCCCGGCATCGAACGGGTGCAGAGCATCACTCGGCCGCTGGGGCCGCCCATGGAACACGGATCGGTGCCGTTTCAGATCAGCGCGCAGGGCGTCACGATGCGGGAGAACCTGCAGTTCTTGCACGCCCGCCTCGACGACACCCAGACCATGGCCGATCAGCTCTCGTCGATGGTCACGGTGCTGGACCGGCTGCACGGCCTGACCGTGCAACTCTCCGATGCCACCCACGGCACCGACGAGGCGACCCACGACATGGAAGGCACCGTGGCCGAGGTCCGCGACCGCATCGCCGACTTTGACGACCAGTTCCGCCCGCTGCGCAACTATTTCTATTGGGAGCCGCACTGCTTCAACATCGGCGTCTGTAACGCGTTCCGCTCGGCCTTCGACGCCACCGACGGCTTCGACAAACTGGCGGAGAACACCACGGCCCTGGCCCAGCAGCTGGACCGGGTCGACGAGATCACGCCGGCGATCGCCGATCAGATCCCGCCGATGATCGCCATCACCACCAACATGCGCGACCTGATGCTGACCATGCACAGCAGCTTCAGCCAGGTGGTGACCCAGCTGGAGCAGATGACCGATACCGCTGCGGTGATGGGCCAGGTGTTCGACGACGCCAAGAACGACGACATGTTCTACCTGCCGCCGGAGGCGTTCGACAGTCCCGACTTTCGGCGCGGGATGGAGTTGATGATGTCGCCGGACGGCTCCGCGGCGCGCATCCTGATCACCCATGACACCGATCCGGCGACCGTCGACGGCATCTCGCACGTCGGCGCCGAACTGCAGGCCGCCAAGGAAGCCGTCAAGGGCACACCGCTGGCCAAGGCGAAGTTCTATCTGGGCGGCACCGCCGCCACCTACGCCGACATCGCGACCGGGGCGCACTACGACCTGCTGATCGCGGCGATCGCGGCGATCGTGTTGATCTTCGTGGTGATGCTGCTGATCACCCGGGCGCTGGTGGCCTCGATTGTGATCGTGGGCACCGTGGTGCTCTCGCTGGCCTCCTCGTTCGGGCTGTCGGTGTTGTTGTGGCAGTACGTGTTCGGCATCGAGTTGCAGTGGCTGGTGATCGCGATGTCGGTGATCGTGCTGCTTGCGGTGGGCTCCGACTACAACCTGCTGGTGGTCTCGCGGATGAAGGAGGAGATCAACTCGGGGTCTCGGACGGGTCTGCGCACCGGGCTGATCCGGGCGATGGGCGCCACCGGCAAGGTGGTGACCGCAGCCGGCATGGTGTTCGCCTTCACCATGATCGCGATGATCGCCAGCGACCTGCGGTCCGTCGGGCAGATCGGCACCACCATCGGACTGGGCCTGCTGTTCGACACGTTCATCGTCCGCAGCCTGATCACCCCGTCGATCGCGGCGTTGCTGGGCCGGTGGTTCTGGTGGCCGATCAACGTGCACCGGCGCCTGGCGCCGATCCCGGCTAAGCCGCGGCCTCCCGCCGATTCCCGCGCCGAATCCCCCGCCGAGCGTGAAGGTGGCCGCACGGTGGGCGCCGAACGTAAAGGCAGCGTCACGTTCGGCCCGGGTAGGCCGGCCGCGACGCCGACGCCACCCGTCCCGGCAGGCTAA
- a CDS encoding class I SAM-dependent methyltransferase gives MSSQAPRQAFNDVVTRFWSFAAPAYDAQFLQRWVYRPAQDELIAALRSHQPARVADIACGTGILADRIERELSPAAVYGVDMSDGMLNEARERSSRVQWLTGPAEQLPFEDGALDAVVTSSAFHFFNQPAAVREFYRVLAPGGMAAVTAMSPRLSDPLKALAGIRWNPARQPTPSEMRTLFTDAGFTVPDQHRVARPAWTLVVSDLITVGVKP, from the coding sequence ATGTCGTCTCAAGCTCCACGCCAAGCGTTCAATGACGTCGTCACCCGGTTTTGGAGCTTCGCCGCTCCGGCCTACGACGCCCAATTTCTGCAACGTTGGGTCTACCGTCCGGCCCAGGACGAGCTGATCGCCGCGCTGCGGTCGCACCAGCCGGCCCGGGTGGCCGACATCGCCTGCGGCACCGGCATCCTGGCCGACCGGATCGAGCGTGAGCTGTCCCCGGCGGCGGTCTACGGGGTGGACATGTCCGACGGCATGCTCAACGAGGCACGGGAACGCTCGTCGCGCGTGCAGTGGCTGACCGGGCCCGCCGAGCAGCTGCCGTTCGAAGACGGCGCGCTCGATGCGGTGGTCACCAGCTCGGCGTTTCACTTCTTCAACCAGCCGGCCGCGGTGCGCGAGTTCTACCGAGTGTTGGCGCCGGGCGGGATGGCGGCGGTCACCGCGATGAGCCCCCGGCTATCCGACCCGCTCAAGGCGCTGGCCGGGATTCGGTGGAACCCGGCGCGCCAGCCGACGCCCAGTGAGATGCGCACGCTGTTCACCGACGCCGGTTTCACCGTTCCCGACCAGCATCGCGTGGCACGTCCGGCCTGGACGCTGGTCGTGTCGGACCTGATCACGGTCGGCGTCAAACCGTAA
- a CDS encoding TetR/AcrR family transcriptional regulator: protein MPTPPRRRNLRGHGALLRDEILAAAVRVIDGADSEAEVSLRRIAREAGIAAPSVYAHFDDLERVLESVAESSWVQVSDEIAEHVQRATDPRERLLIGCRVYVSFAQRHPLRYALMTQDGHAPPAARRALAVVTRGLLACRGETPDSDSDPDSDRIAAALSVALHGVAMLHRTDAPNLWLSDFSTDEVIGTLVDGATLLLSQAEPV from the coding sequence GTGCCCACTCCCCCTCGTCGGCGCAATTTGCGAGGTCACGGCGCGCTGCTGCGCGACGAGATCCTGGCTGCCGCTGTTCGGGTTATCGACGGGGCGGACAGCGAAGCCGAGGTTTCGCTGCGCCGCATCGCCCGGGAGGCCGGCATCGCCGCACCTTCGGTGTACGCACACTTCGACGACTTGGAGCGGGTGCTCGAGTCAGTCGCCGAGTCGAGCTGGGTTCAGGTCTCCGACGAGATCGCCGAACACGTCCAGCGAGCCACTGACCCGCGGGAACGCCTGCTCATCGGATGTCGGGTATACGTGTCGTTCGCGCAGCGCCACCCGTTGCGCTACGCCCTGATGACCCAGGACGGTCACGCTCCGCCGGCGGCCCGCCGGGCGCTGGCCGTCGTGACCAGAGGGTTGCTGGCCTGCCGGGGGGAGACGCCGGATTCGGACTCGGATCCCGATTCGGACCGGATCGCCGCAGCGTTGTCCGTGGCACTGCACGGCGTCGCGATGCTGCATCGCACCGACGCCCCAAATCTGTGGCTCAGTGATTTCAGCACCGACGAGGTGATCGGAACACTGGTTGACGGCGCAACGTTATTGCTGTCCCAGGCGGAACCAGTCTGA
- a CDS encoding maleylpyruvate isomerase family mycothiol-dependent enzyme, whose translation MLDASYRAARGRISTLAAGLTEDQLDLAVPATPGWSVHDVLAHLTGGAADVLAQRLDGAPGEYWTARHVAERRDRPVDELLTEWERAAPAAEASLPERFAGPNLAADAICHEGDLREALGLPRVDREHWQLFLDVLVRLPGRRLPDTDTLVISDELGQEWRCGSGESVTALRAAGYELLRGLFSRRSRSQIAGWDWSPEPSARLVDNFGAFGHRDDDQPIPVC comes from the coding sequence TTGCTTGACGCCAGCTACCGAGCCGCACGCGGCAGGATCAGCACCCTGGCGGCCGGACTCACCGAGGACCAATTGGACCTCGCGGTTCCGGCCACTCCCGGATGGTCGGTACACGATGTGCTGGCCCACCTCACCGGCGGCGCCGCAGATGTCTTGGCGCAGCGACTCGATGGGGCGCCGGGCGAATACTGGACCGCACGGCACGTCGCCGAACGTCGCGACCGCCCGGTCGACGAGCTGCTCACCGAGTGGGAACGCGCGGCCCCGGCGGCAGAGGCGAGCCTGCCGGAGCGGTTCGCCGGGCCCAACCTCGCCGCGGACGCGATCTGCCATGAGGGGGACCTACGCGAGGCGCTGGGTCTGCCGCGGGTCGACCGCGAGCACTGGCAGCTGTTTCTGGACGTCCTGGTCCGCTTACCCGGCCGGCGCCTCCCTGACACCGATACCCTGGTGATCAGCGACGAGCTGGGGCAGGAATGGCGTTGCGGTTCGGGTGAATCCGTCACCGCGTTGCGGGCGGCAGGTTACGAGTTGCTGCGAGGCCTGTTCAGCCGGCGCTCCCGCAGTCAGATCGCCGGCTGGGACTGGTCCCCGGAGCCGTCGGCGCGACTGGTCGACAACTTCGGCGCCTTCGGCCACCGCGACGACGATCAACCGATCCCGGTCTGCTGA
- a CDS encoding NAD(P)/FAD-dependent oxidoreductase — MVRSGTSAVVLGAGIAGLLAARVASESYDSVTVVDRDRLPDHPAQRKGVPQGRHLHSFLTRGTGILGELFPGILDELATAGAVVIDNGDLSGRYARIGRHELNRTGTLADPQALAIYSASRPFMEFHVRRRVDHLTNVAFLDGHDAIEPVHDRGVVRGVRVTNRHNKLTQVLPADLVIDATGRASRTAEFLAGHGFGCVPDHRLRPAWAYSSQLLRIPPGRLADQMVFINQGRAYPGLLLVAYEHDTWMLSIARHGDYGSPPRNFTAMQVAARQLLPASIMAGLRDATPVGDIAVSHDTGALWRRYHQMTRFPEGLVVIGDGLCRLNPLHGQGMTVAALQALALRDCLADGGPELSQRFFRAAAAQIGPIWAANATQDRPTADDRPYSIRRRLGGWFTEAVGTAVSRDIAVTERILRVRNLVDSPSRLRDPVLLARILLANLRGPGFAS, encoded by the coding sequence ATGGTCAGATCGGGTACGTCAGCGGTGGTGCTGGGAGCCGGGATAGCCGGGTTGCTGGCGGCGCGAGTGGCGTCGGAGTCCTACGACTCCGTCACGGTCGTGGACCGCGATCGGCTCCCCGATCACCCTGCCCAGCGCAAAGGGGTCCCGCAGGGACGCCATCTGCACAGTTTCCTCACCCGTGGCACCGGCATCCTCGGCGAACTGTTTCCCGGGATTCTCGACGAGCTCGCCACCGCCGGCGCGGTGGTGATCGACAACGGCGATCTGTCTGGGCGCTACGCCCGCATCGGCCGTCATGAGCTCAACCGCACGGGCACGCTCGCAGATCCCCAAGCTCTGGCGATCTACAGCGCGAGCCGACCGTTCATGGAGTTCCACGTCCGTCGACGCGTCGACCACCTCACTAACGTCGCGTTCCTCGACGGCCACGACGCGATCGAGCCGGTGCACGATCGCGGGGTCGTCCGCGGTGTGCGAGTCACGAATCGGCACAACAAGCTCACCCAGGTTCTGCCCGCCGACCTTGTCATCGACGCGACCGGACGGGCTTCGAGGACCGCCGAATTCCTGGCCGGCCACGGCTTCGGCTGCGTGCCCGACCACCGCCTGCGCCCCGCTTGGGCTTACTCCAGCCAGCTGCTGCGCATCCCGCCCGGACGGCTCGCCGACCAAATGGTCTTCATCAACCAGGGGCGCGCCTATCCCGGCCTGCTGCTGGTGGCCTACGAGCACGACACCTGGATGCTGTCGATCGCCCGCCACGGTGACTACGGCTCTCCCCCAAGAAATTTCACCGCCATGCAGGTCGCAGCCAGGCAGCTGCTTCCGGCATCGATCATGGCCGGGCTGCGCGACGCCACACCGGTGGGCGATATCGCGGTCTCCCATGACACCGGAGCGCTGTGGCGCCGCTACCACCAGATGACCCGCTTCCCCGAAGGGCTGGTGGTGATCGGCGACGGGCTCTGCCGACTCAATCCGCTGCACGGACAAGGCATGACGGTCGCGGCACTGCAGGCGCTGGCGCTGCGCGACTGTCTGGCAGATGGCGGGCCGGAGCTGTCGCAGCGCTTCTTCCGCGCGGCGGCCGCCCAGATCGGACCGATCTGGGCGGCAAACGCGACCCAGGATCGTCCCACTGCCGACGACCGCCCTTACTCGATCCGCCGCCGGTTGGGCGGGTGGTTCACCGAGGCGGTGGGGACCGCCGTGTCCCGCGACATCGCCGTCACCGAGCGCATTCTGCGAGTGCGCAACCTGGTGGATTCCCCATCGCGGTTGCGTGATCCGGTCCTGCTGGCCCGCATCCTGCTGGCGAACCTGCGGGGCCCGGGATTCGCCTCATGA
- a CDS encoding SgcJ/EcaC family oxidoreductase, which translates to MNDDETAIRELIAQQVAGWNAGDPAAYASVFTPDADYVTFLGDRYQGREAIAASYAPLFAKLLRGTRLELKASTLRFVTPDVALIHSRAVVTKNARGPNRGVRINTSVAVRTSAGWLLTSSQNTTHRRLTQRLMRTIVSRRRDTGVSLA; encoded by the coding sequence ATGAACGATGACGAAACCGCCATCCGGGAGCTCATCGCCCAACAGGTCGCCGGCTGGAATGCGGGCGATCCCGCGGCCTACGCATCCGTCTTCACCCCCGACGCGGACTACGTCACTTTCCTGGGCGACCGCTACCAAGGTCGGGAGGCCATCGCCGCGTCGTATGCCCCGCTGTTCGCCAAGTTGCTACGAGGGACACGGCTGGAACTCAAGGCATCTACGCTGCGGTTTGTGACACCGGACGTCGCACTGATCCACTCCCGCGCCGTAGTGACCAAAAATGCGCGAGGCCCCAACCGGGGTGTGCGGATCAACACCAGCGTCGCGGTGCGAACCAGTGCCGGCTGGTTGTTGACCTCCTCGCAGAACACAACCCATCGTCGCCTGACCCAAAGGCTCATGCGCACAATCGTTTCCCGACGCCGCGACACAGGAGTCTCCCTTGCTTGA
- a CDS encoding acyltransferase family protein, translating into MRTSGKSRWVAPAPRAARLTTARAADRVRRERRRPGIHALDGLRALAVALVLADHGGIPGLSGGFLGVDLFFVLSGFLITSLLIDELGRTGRIDLTGFWIRRIRRLLPALVLMVLTVAIAHELLPSEAVVGLREDAIAAFFWVANWRFVAQHTDYFTEAGTPSPLQHTWSLGVEEQYYFLWPLLLIAIALLLGARARRRGGWATVGGVRLTVFLLASAGAAASATAAEMLASDATRDRVYFGTDTRAQALLIGAAAAALLVGDWPALTAGWSVVRTRRALWVARLLPLGGLAVLAMAAHRATGTAAEFHGGLLTLVAVAAIAVIAPIALHQSGLVARALAWSPLVWLGTISYGVYLWHWPVFLVLNGQRTGWSGWALFAVRCAATLLLATVSWWVLEEPIRRWRPARVSLLPLGAAVSGTAVAVTVLVVPVVERPTAENGVTPDVAAAAAVSPSPPARLSESKKPPTQAARRDPNRPRTVSVFGDSIGWTLMHYLPDTPGYDFIDHTVVGCSIVRAGPYRWAGKVIDQGKECDGWPARWTRQVKADQPDVVLLFVGRWETVDRVNEGQWSHIGDPTFDAYLTAELRRALDVLESAGSRVVVTTVPYSRYGERPDGSLWPEDKPERVDRWNALLRREVAGREAVTVMDLNKKLGPAGTYTAKVDGIKVRSDGIHLTPEGVKWLLPWLEESLS; encoded by the coding sequence ATGCGCACCTCGGGTAAATCCCGCTGGGTTGCGCCGGCCCCGCGTGCCGCCCGGTTGACCACTGCGCGCGCCGCCGACCGCGTTCGGCGGGAGCGACGACGCCCGGGCATTCACGCGTTGGACGGTCTGCGTGCGCTGGCCGTCGCGTTGGTGTTGGCCGACCACGGCGGCATCCCCGGACTGTCGGGTGGGTTCTTGGGTGTGGACCTGTTCTTCGTGCTGAGCGGATTCCTGATCACCTCGCTGCTCATCGACGAGCTGGGCCGGACCGGCCGGATCGACCTCACCGGTTTCTGGATCCGGCGCATCCGCCGGCTGCTGCCGGCTCTGGTGCTCATGGTGCTGACCGTCGCCATAGCCCACGAGCTGCTGCCGTCGGAGGCGGTGGTGGGACTGCGCGAGGACGCGATCGCCGCCTTCTTCTGGGTGGCCAACTGGCGGTTCGTCGCCCAACACACGGACTACTTCACCGAAGCCGGCACGCCGTCGCCGCTGCAGCACACCTGGTCGCTCGGCGTCGAGGAGCAGTACTACTTCTTATGGCCGCTGCTGCTGATCGCGATCGCGTTGCTGCTGGGGGCTCGCGCCCGGCGCCGCGGCGGGTGGGCCACCGTCGGCGGGGTGCGACTGACCGTTTTCCTGTTGGCCAGCGCAGGGGCGGCGGCTTCGGCGACGGCCGCGGAGATGCTGGCCTCAGACGCCACCCGCGATCGCGTCTACTTCGGCACCGACACTCGTGCGCAGGCCCTGCTGATCGGTGCCGCGGCCGCGGCCCTGCTGGTGGGGGACTGGCCGGCGCTCACCGCGGGCTGGTCGGTGGTGCGCACCCGCCGCGCGCTGTGGGTCGCTCGGCTGCTGCCGCTGGGTGGGCTGGCCGTACTGGCGATGGCGGCCCACCGCGCTACCGGCACGGCCGCGGAGTTCCACGGCGGCCTGCTCACGCTGGTGGCCGTCGCTGCGATCGCGGTGATCGCCCCGATCGCGCTGCATCAGAGCGGTCTGGTCGCCCGGGCGTTGGCCTGGTCGCCGCTGGTGTGGCTGGGGACGATCTCCTACGGCGTATACCTGTGGCACTGGCCGGTCTTCCTGGTCCTCAACGGCCAGCGCACCGGGTGGTCGGGGTGGGCGTTGTTCGCCGTGCGGTGCGCCGCCACGCTGCTGCTCGCGACGGTGTCATGGTGGGTCCTTGAGGAGCCGATCCGCCGCTGGCGGCCGGCGCGGGTGTCGCTGCTGCCGCTGGGGGCCGCCGTCAGCGGTACTGCGGTGGCGGTCACCGTGCTGGTGGTCCCGGTCGTCGAGCGGCCCACGGCCGAGAATGGGGTGACCCCGGATGTGGCCGCGGCGGCCGCGGTGTCTCCCTCGCCGCCTGCGCGGCTTTCGGAGTCCAAAAAGCCACCAACGCAGGCCGCGCGACGCGACCCCAACCGGCCGCGCACCGTGTCGGTGTTCGGTGATTCGATCGGCTGGACCCTGATGCACTATCTGCCGGACACCCCCGGTTACGACTTCATCGACCACACCGTCGTCGGCTGCAGCATTGTGCGAGCCGGCCCGTACCGCTGGGCCGGCAAGGTCATCGACCAGGGCAAGGAGTGCGACGGATGGCCGGCGCGCTGGACTCGGCAGGTCAAGGCCGACCAGCCCGATGTCGTGCTGTTGTTCGTCGGCCGCTGGGAAACCGTGGACCGAGTCAACGAGGGCCAGTGGTCGCACATCGGCGACCCGACCTTCGACGCCTACCTGACCGCGGAGCTGCGCCGTGCGCTCGACGTGCTGGAGTCCGCCGGCAGCCGGGTCGTGGTGACGACCGTGCCCTACAGCCGTTACGGCGAGCGGCCCGACGGCAGCCTGTGGCCTGAGGACAAACCGGAGCGCGTCGACCGCTGGAACGCCCTGCTGCGCCGGGAGGTCGCCGGGCGGGAAGCCGTCACGGTGATGGACCTGAACAAGAAGCTGGGGCCGGCCGGAACCTACACCGCCAAAGTCGACGGCATCAAGGTCCGCAGCGACGGCATTCACCTCACGCCCGAAGGGGTGAAGTGGCTGCTCCCGTGGCTGGAGGAATCGCTGAGCTGA
- a CDS encoding rhomboid family intramembrane serine protease yields MTVCYRHPDRATALRCTRCDRYICGDCMRGAAVGQHCVDCAQAGGTPVRRAARPRVRAAAGTPVVTYGLIALSVLAFLAQLSSQEIESELVLWTPAVAHGQVYRLLTSAFLHYGPMHLLLNMWALYVVGPELEGLLGRVRYSALYLLSALGGSVAVYLLAPITTATAGASGAIFGLFGATLVIGRRLRMDVRAVGAVIVVNLIFTFTIPHISWQGHVGGLITGVLIAFAYVYPPQASRTRIQAVASLALLALFIALIWWRTAELVY; encoded by the coding sequence ATGACCGTCTGCTACCGGCATCCCGATCGGGCCACCGCGCTGCGCTGCACCCGGTGTGACCGTTACATCTGCGGGGACTGCATGCGGGGGGCAGCCGTCGGCCAGCATTGCGTGGACTGCGCGCAGGCGGGTGGCACGCCGGTGCGCCGGGCGGCGCGGCCGCGGGTCCGCGCCGCCGCGGGAACACCGGTGGTCACCTACGGGCTGATCGCGCTGAGCGTGCTGGCCTTCCTCGCGCAGTTGTCGTCGCAGGAGATCGAGTCCGAGTTGGTGCTCTGGACACCGGCGGTGGCCCACGGCCAGGTTTACCGGCTGCTGACGTCGGCGTTCCTGCATTACGGCCCGATGCACCTGCTGCTCAACATGTGGGCGCTGTACGTGGTGGGACCCGAGCTCGAGGGCCTGCTGGGTCGGGTGCGATACAGCGCGCTGTACCTGCTCAGTGCGCTGGGCGGCTCGGTTGCCGTCTACCTGTTGGCGCCGATCACCACCGCGACCGCCGGCGCTTCCGGCGCCATCTTCGGCTTGTTCGGCGCCACGCTGGTCATCGGACGCCGCCTGCGGATGGACGTCCGCGCGGTGGGCGCGGTGATCGTGGTCAACCTGATTTTCACTTTCACCATTCCGCACATCAGTTGGCAGGGACACGTCGGTGGTCTGATCACCGGAGTGCTGATCGCGTTCGCCTACGTCTACCCGCCGCAGGCGAGCCGGACCCGGATTCAGGCGGTGGCCAGCCTTGCGCTGTTGGCACTGTTCATCGCGCTGATCTGGTGGCGCACTGCCGAATTGGTCTACTGA